The sequence below is a genomic window from bacterium.
TAGAACCTATCTCAAAACTGTTTGAGCAAGATGCAGATTGAAGCGAGCTGGACGAAGCCGAGGAAGTTCTCGGTATAGTACTCCCAGCGGACGACGAGACGACGCTGCCAATGAAGCCAAGACCAGAAGCGCTCGACGAGCCAGCGACGTTTGTAGCGGCGAAGCACGCGGCCGTCCTGCGTCTTGAGCATCCTCCGGTTCTTGCGGTGAGGGGCGATCATCTCGACGCCTTCTTCCGCGAGCTCCGCATCCAGCTTGTCGCTGTCGTACGCCTTGTCGCCGATGAGCTTCTCGGGCTTGGCCTCGATCATGTAGAAGTCAAAGGTCAGCTGCACCAGCGTGACTTCGTGGTGATTGGCGGCGTGCGTCGTGACCGCAAGCGGAAGGCCGTTGCGATCAACGATTCCCATGATTTTCACGCCCTTTCCGCGCTTCGTCGGCCCGATGTTGTCCCCGCCACCCTTGGCCGGCGAGAACGTCGCATCGATGAAGCATTCAGATGGATCAAGGGCTCCGGACTCACGCAGCACGTTGGCCAGCTGGCACAGGGCATCACGCAGCACATCGTTGCGGCACCACTGCTGAAAGCGGCGATGCACTGTCTTGTAGTTCGGATAGCACTGCGGAAGCATGTGCCACTGAGCGCCCGTATTCAGGATCCAGAGCGCGCCCTCGAGCACCTGCCGAGCTGGAATGGGTTTGCGTCCAGGACGATCGTCCGGGTAGCTCTCTTCCGGAAAATGCTGACGGATGCGATCCCACTGTTCGTCCGTGAGTCGCAGTGCCATGCCTCATGATAGCGCCTGAAATGCCGAGGCCAAAGTGAAATCCGAATTTGAGATAGGTTCTATACATATGTCAACCTCACAGGCGCTGACTTCAGCGGCGCCAACCTCTACCTCGCTACGTTTGCATCCGGCACCCTGAGAACAGGCATTGTGTGGGGCAACACCACATGCCCCGACGGTACGAACAGCAGCACGAACGGCACCTCGCCGGAGTCCTGCATCGGTCACGGTATGTAAGCATATCCGCGGTTGTGGAACTCTAGTGTCGCCTCTGGAGGCAATGAAAGTGATCGAAGCGGAGTACAAGGCCCTAATCGATCGGGACAAGACACTGGTAGAATTCAATACGCACTTTCAGCAGCTCGGCGTCATGCTCCGGGACATGGTTAACTATGGCACCCAGCTTATTCCAAGATGCTTCGTAAGCAGCGGCAGGAAGCTCCCGGATGCTATCGCAATTGGGGTACTGCTTCGGCAGATCATTGCCATGCTGGACGGATTCGAAGTTCAGCTATCTTCTGGCTCACTCTATTCGTCAAGTCTCCAGGCACGGTCGATATTCGAGACGTCGCTGCTCGCCGAATGGCTCCTGTCGTCGGACACAGAAAAGAAAGCACACTACTACTATGTGGCAAATCTTCGACGAGACCGAATCTGGGCGCTGCGGACCGTGGATGGCACACCAGAGAGAGATTACTTCCTCACGGTCATGAAGGGCTTCGGCCTCAATCGCAACCTCGACAGTGAAGAGGCACGTTCTGAGGGCCGGAGGGCACTGGACGAGGTCAATGACATCCTGTCACTCCCAGAGTTCAAGTCGATCGATGCCGAGTTTGAGAAACAGAGAAGGCCCCCCAAGTTCATCGAGCCGTTCTGGTATAAGGCCTATGGCGTTCCGAGCATACGGTCTATCGCAGAGGGCGTTGGCAAGCTCCATGAATATGAGCACTACTACACCTTGCTATCACAGGCAACGCACGCCGGAAGCTACAAGAGCCACCTTTCGTTTGCAGACGGATCAATGAGATTCGAGCCGGTGCGGTCGTTCGAGAATCTCAACGAGTTGTGTTCCCTGACAGGGAGCGTCGTTATCAGAACATTCAAGCTCTACTTAGACGTGTACCGCGGCGGTGAGCCTGCCTTCGTCAAGAAGTATGCCCAGGATTGGCGACCTGTCTTCATGAACATTCCGAAAGTAACATACACAGATGCAGGGGGTGGGCCGAACATATAGAATCACTGGCCTGGTCAGGATTCGGCTGGCGGAGGGGTGGCGCGGAGCGGGGGACCCCCGACGGGCGGACCGAAGGGAGCACGACGGGGGTGCGCAGCGACAGGACCCCGGAGCCGCACGGTCACGACGGACTGAAAAAGAAACCGGGGGAGATCCGAATCGGACCTCCCCCGGCCACAATCGCAATCAGGACGCGCCTGCGCCCTGACCTTCGGACTGCTATGACCCGCTCGCCGGCGCCTTCCCGTGCCCGCGCTTCTGCGGTGTGTGCTTCGCCGCCGACGGGGCCTTGGCCTTGGCCGCCTTCTCCGACTTGGGCTTCTCGGCCTTGGCCTTCTCGCCCTTCGGCGCGGTCTTCTTCGCCCCGCCCTTCTTCGCCGGCTTCTCCGGCGCGGCGGCCTTCGGGCGGTCGACGAACTCGATGAGCGCCTTCGTCGCGTTGTCGCCCGGACGCTGCCCGAGCTTGAGGATGCGCGTGTAGCCGCCCGGGCGCGTCTCGCTCCAGAGCGCCACCTCGCTGAAGAGCTTCTTCACAACGTCGTTGCTCCGGATGGTCGCGGCGGCGCGCCGGCGTGCCGCCAGATCGCCGCGCTTGCCGAGCGTCACCATCCGGTCGGCGACGCGGCGCAGCTCCTTGGCCTTCTCGAGCGTCGTGGTGATGCGGCCCTTGTCGATGAGGGAAGTCACCAGGTTGCGCAGCAGGGCGTCGCGGTGACTCGACGTGCGCCCGAGCGGTCGCTTCTCTTTGCGGTGTCGCATGGTCTGTTCAGCTCCTTCGCGAGGTGGCCGGGACCGCTACTCGGCGTCCCCTTCGTCCTTGTCGCCGCGGGGCTCGAGGTCCTCGGGCTTCATGCCAAGGCGCAGCCCCATCTGGGCGAGGACGTCCTTGATCTCGTTGAGGGACTTGCGGCCGAAGTTCTTGGTCTTGAGCATCTCGTTCTCGCTCTTGAGCACGAGGTCCCGGATGGTCTTGAGCTCGACGTTCTTCAGGCAGTTGGCCGCGCGCACCGACAGCTCCAGCTCGTTGACGCTGCGGTCGAGGTTGCGCAGCGCCTCGGCGCTGATGCTCTCGCCGATGCGGGTCTCGGCGATCGACTCCTCCTCGTCGCCGACGAAGATCGCGAGGTGGTCGCGCAGGATGCGGCCCGCGTGCGCGAGCGCCTCCTCCGGGCCGACGCCGCCGCTCGTCCAGACCTCGATGACCAGCCGGTCGTAGTCCGTGGCCTGCCCGACGCGGGCGTTCTCGACGCGGTAGTTCACGCGCTCGATCGGCGAGAAGAAGGCGTCGACCACGATCAGGCCGAGCGGCTGCCCCTCCTCCTTGTTGCGCTCGGCCGTCGAGAAGCCGCGGCCGGGCTTGACCGTCATCTCGACCTGGAGCTTGCCGTCGGCGTTCAGCGTCGCCAGGTGCAGATCCGGGTTGAGCACGTCGACGTGCGGGTCGGTCTGGATGTCGCCGGCCTTGACCTCGCCCGGGCCTTCCGCCTCGATGCGGATCGTGCG
It includes:
- a CDS encoding IS5 family transposase, coding for MALRLTDEQWDRIRQHFPEESYPDDRPGRKPIPARQVLEGALWILNTGAQWHMLPQCYPNYKTVHRRFQQWCRNDVLRDALCQLANVLRESGALDPSECFIDATFSPAKGGGDNIGPTKRGKGVKIMGIVDRNGLPLAVTTHAANHHEVTLVQLTFDFYMIEAKPEKLIGDKAYDSDKLDAELAEEGVEMIAPHRKNRRMLKTQDGRVLRRYKRRWLVERFWSWLHWQRRLVVRWEYYTENFLGFVQLASICILLKQF
- a CDS encoding DUF5677 domain-containing protein — encoded protein: MIEAEYKALIDRDKTLVEFNTHFQQLGVMLRDMVNYGTQLIPRCFVSSGRKLPDAIAIGVLLRQIIAMLDGFEVQLSSGSLYSSSLQARSIFETSLLAEWLLSSDTEKKAHYYYVANLRRDRIWALRTVDGTPERDYFLTVMKGFGLNRNLDSEEARSEGRRALDEVNDILSLPEFKSIDAEFEKQRRPPKFIEPFWYKAYGVPSIRSIAEGVGKLHEYEHYYTLLSQATHAGSYKSHLSFADGSMRFEPVRSFENLNELCSLTGSVVIRTFKLYLDVYRGGEPAFVKKYAQDWRPVFMNIPKVTYTDAGGGPNI
- the rplQ gene encoding 50S ribosomal protein L17, with protein sequence MRHRKEKRPLGRTSSHRDALLRNLVTSLIDKGRITTTLEKAKELRRVADRMVTLGKRGDLAARRRAAATIRSNDVVKKLFSEVALWSETRPGGYTRILKLGQRPGDNATKALIEFVDRPKAAAPEKPAKKGGAKKTAPKGEKAKAEKPKSEKAAKAKAPSAAKHTPQKRGHGKAPASGS
- a CDS encoding DNA-directed RNA polymerase subunit alpha; the protein is MEKGVFQKPKRLEVDSETLTATYGKFTAEPFERGFGTTIGNSLRRVLLSSIEGAAVTALRIEGVTHEFATLPGMKEDIAEFVLNIKQLRVRLHGVEPRTIRIEAEGPGEVKAGDIQTDPHVDVLNPDLHLATLNADGKLQVEMTVKPGRGFSTAERNKEEGQPLGLIVVDAFFSPIERVNYRVENARVGQATDYDRLVIEVWTSGGVGPEEALAHAGRILRDHLAIFVGDEEESIAETRIGESISAEALRNLDRSVNELELSVRAANCLKNVELKTIRDLVLKSENEMLKTKNFGRKSLNEIKDVLAQMGLRLGMKPEDLEPRGDKDEGDAE